The Edaphobacter flagellatus sequence GCGGTTGGATCACGGACAATTACAACTGGCGCTGGGTGTTTCTGATCAACATCCCGATAGGTTTCCTATCGCTCTATCTGACAAATCGCTTCGTGCACGATCCCCCGGCTTTTACGGAGGAGCGGAAGAGCGCTCGCATCGGTGGACGGCTGAAGATCGACACTGTCGGCATTGCGCTGGTAGCCCTGGGTTCTGCTGCGTTGGAAATCATGCTTGATCGCGGTCAGATCGATGACTGGTTTGGCAGCAGTTTTATCTGCTGGTTGTTTGCCATCGCCTTGGTTTGCTTTTCCGCAGCAATCTACTGGGAGTTGAAGACGCCAGATCCCATCCTCGAGCTGCGTCTTTTGCGTTATCCAAACTTTGCTATCGCATCGATCTTCTACTTCGTGTTTGGATTTGGGTTGTTTGCGACGACGACGATGATTCCTCAGATACTGCAGTCCCTTTATGGCTATCGTGCCATCGATGCGGGGCTCGTGCTCGGGCCAGGAGCCTTTGTCATTACGGCGCTCGCTCCAGTGGGAGCGCAACTGGTACAGCGCGGGCTGGTGCGCCCGAAGGTTCTGCTGGGGATCAGTCTGCTAACCGTATCGGCTGCGATGTTTTACTACAGCGGCCTTACCTTGCAGACGGATTACTTTCACTACGCGCTTTCACGTGGATTTCAAGGTTTGGGGTATGCATTCTTTTTCGTCCCTCTCAGCGTCATCGCCTACTCACAACTCAAGCCGAATGAAAATAACCGCGCCTCAAGCCTGACGAACCTATTTCGCAATTGGGGTGGTAGCTTTGGGATCGCCTTTGCAACCACACTAAGTGAGCGGCGGCAAAGCTTCCATCAGTCGGTCATGTCAGCAAATCTTCCACGCTCAGGCGCATGGTTGCAGGATGCGATCCAGCGCACGACTAACTATCTGATGAGCCATGGATATTCGCATGCCGATGCTCTTCGAGCGGCATATGCACGGTATTACGACCAACTAGGGGCTCAGACCAGATTATTGGGTTTTATGGATGTGTTCCGTGCGATTGCCTGGATCACCCTTATTACGGCTCCGCTGGTATTGCTTATCCAGAGATTTCACCCGCAGGGTAAGCCATCAGGCGGCCACTAAGCCGGCTGGAAAGACAATCCCTCCCGGAGGTGTCTTCCGGGAGGGAAATGAGTTACATGGCAGGAGGATGGTGCGAATCGATGGGCGCAGATTTAGCGCCATTAGGGTTGACCAGATCACGAAGCTCTTTGGATGGCTTGAAGAAGGGAACGCGCTTGGCCGGAACATCGACCTTGGCGCCTGTCTTCGGGTTGCGGCCGGTGCGAGCGTTACGCTGACGCGTCCGAAAACTGCCGAAGCCGCGAATTTCGATTTTGTCACCCGCCTTCAAAGCACCGATGACGGATTCGAAGAGGGTATCGACGATCACTTCGCCGTCGCGTCGGGTTAAGTCGCCGATAGCCGTTACTTTATCGACAAGATCTGCTTTGGTCATGAATGGAATCCTTTCGATGCCAAGAGGGAGGGCAATATACCGTCGATCTCGAACTCTACAGCCATAACTTTACAGCCAATGTTGATTGTAAATGGGATGCAGGATTCGGAGAAAAGGAAACCCGCCTAAGTAGCAAATAAGTGAACATCTTGCTGCTTTAGGATGCAGAAATGTGGAGCGAGGTTCCTTGAAGGAGACAAAATTGCCGCCTGAAGCTCCCCGAACGGGCTTTCTTCAACAGAAAAAAGCTACTTCCAGACAAAATAGAAGCCCGGAGCGCGGTTGAGCAACTGACCAGGGTTTGGAAACAGATCCTCACCATCATCGGTCAGGACGGTCAGGAGGCCGCGCTTGTTTTTATTGGGCTTCACAATGGAAGGCTCACCTGAGATGCCAACATCGCGCGCAGTTTCGATCAGGGCTGTGCGGAAGCCGCCAACCCGGTCGATCAGCCCGAGCCCCAGGGACTGTTGCCCGGTCCATACCTGGCCCGTGGCCAGCGGCTTGATCTTTTCGTCGGTAGTGTGGCGCCCCATGGCAACGTCGTGAACGAACTGTCCGTACATGTTATCGACCAGCGACTGGAAGTAAGCCTGTTCCTTCGGAGTAAGGTCGCGGCTGGGGTCGCCTGCGTCTTTCAGCTCACCGGCGGTGATCGTGATGTTCTTCAGTTTGGCCCACTTCAGCAGGTCACCATAGTTCATCCACTCCATGATGACGCCGATGGAGCCGACGACGGAGGCCTCGTTGGCGTAGATACGGTCGCAGGCGCTGGCAATATAGTAGGCGCCGGAAGCACCGACGCTTTCAACCGAGGCGACAATCTTCTTGTGCTTCTCTTTCCGGATGCGGAGAACCTCGTGGTAGATCTCCTGCGAGGCGGCGGCACCTCCACCGGGTGAGTTGATGTGCAGGATGATCGCTTTGATAGAAGAGTCGTCGCCAAACTTACGGAGCTGTGCGTTGACGGTGTCGGGAGAGAGGATGACGCCTTCAATGTCGATGACAGCGATCTGGCTGCCGAGTCCGAGACCTGCTGCGTTACCGCCAGCAGCAGAACGCATGGTGAACCAGACCACAAGGCTCATCACGAGACAGATTGCCGCAAATGATCCGCCGATAACCGCCACATAGAACCAGGGCGACCTCTGCCGGAGAGGGGCCTGACGATATGCAGCCGGGTAATATCCGGTTGCGTATGCAGAACGGGGTGCTGCATAGCCTCCGGTGTAGGGCGATGACGGTTGCTGAGGAGGGGGAGGCGGTGGCGGGGTAGGCTGATCGAACTCGTCCGGCATGTTGTGGAGTGTAGCAGGGAAGCCGCTTTGCTGTATCTGCTGTCAGGTGGAATCCCTTGTGAGAAAAAGCATTTTTAGAACTAAATACCGTGTTCGAACGTCAATATGTTGCAGTATGATAAACGGCGATCATTCTCTCCTCTCATTCTGTAAGGTTGGTTCCCGGGAAGGTTGGCAGTAGGTCATGGCTCATCCACAACTGAGCATTGTAATTCCGGCGTATAACGAGAGCGCCCGCATCGAAGATGCTCTTGAGCGCGTGATGTCGTGCATCGCCGAAAAGGGGTGGGATGCCGAGGTTCTCGTCGTCGATGATGGGTCGAAGGACAATACTGCAGCGATTGTAGAGCGGTGGATGGCTGAGTATCCCCGGCTCAACCTGATCCAGAATCCGGGAAACCGCGGCAAAGGCTATTCGGTTCGCAATGGCTTGTTGCAGGCAGCCGGCGAGATTGTGATGTTCACCGATGCAGATCTTTCGGCCCCGATGGAAGAAGCCGAGCGGCTAATCGCTGCGATTCATGACGGCGCTGATGTTGCCATTGGTTCGCGCTGGCTGGATCGGGCGAAGCAGACAATACATCAGCCGCTTTACCGGCAGTTCTTCGGCCGATGCTTCAACTGGATTACGCGCACGGTGATGGGGCTTCCGTTCCGCGACACGCAGTGCGGCTTCAAGGCATTCCGCCGTCCCGCTGCTCAAGTGATCTTCCGCCTGCAGACGATCGAGCGCTGGGGCTTCGATCCCGAGATTCTTTTTATTGCCCGTAAACTGAAGTACGACATCCGTGAGGTTCCGGTGACGTGGGGCCATGACGAGCGGTCACGTATCAGCTATCTGAAGGATGGCATGAAGATGCTGGAGGAGATGGCGAAGATTCGCGCGAACTCTCTCGCTGGCCGCTATGATGAGGCGATTGCGGCGATGCGCGATACCAGCAAAATGGTGACTCGCCCGGTTGAGGTCACGAAACCTGCGGCGAGAGCTGGAATGTCGACGAAGTAGCCTTAGAGGACCGTAAGTGTCGGCAAGGGAGGGCAAAAGCCCTCCCTTTTGCTTGCCAGTTTTCGATTTGGCCCTGCTGGTGGGACAATACCGATGGCCTTTCTCAATCAGGGCCGTCAGGAGTATCTGGGTTGCTTCGATCATTTTTTATTGCTCTCTCGCAGAACAGATCATTGAGGTCGTTTTCCGAGCGCTCCACTGTAGGGCGCAAGATGTCGAGCCGCTTTGTTGCGGGCATGTCCGTTGACGATGCGCTTGCGGCGTGTGAGCGCGTGAATCGAGAAGGTATTGCGGTGACGCTGGACGCGCTGGGCGAGAGCGTGACGACAGAGGCTGAAGCGCAGCGTTCGGCGGCGGTTTATCACGAGATGCTGGATGCGATCGCGGCGCGGAAGCTGAATGCCAATGTGAGCCTAAAATTGACGCAGATGGGCATGGATTTCGACCCGGCGCTGGCGGAGAAGATTGTTGGCGAGCTGGTGGAGCATGCTGCGCAGGCGGATTCGTTTGTGCGCATCGACATGGAAGGCTCGCCTTATACCGAAGCGACGATTGCGATGACGGAGCGGCTTCATGCCCGGCCGGGAATGCAGGGCCGTGTGGGAACGGTGCTGCAGGCTTATCTGTTTCGTACGGCGGGCGATGCGGATCGATTGTTGCAGCAGGGAATCCGCATACGGCTTTGCAAGGGAGCTTACAAAGAGCCACCGGAGATTGCATTTCCTTTGAAATCAGACGTGGATGAGAACTATGTGAAGCTTGCGCAGCGTTTGATGACCTCAGGCGTCTTCTGCGGGATGGCGACGCATGACGAAGCGATCGTCGAAAGATTGCTGGCCTTTGTGCGGACGCAGGGGGTGCCGAAGAGCGCGTTTGAGTTCCAAATGCTCTACGGGATACGACGCGACCTGCAGCGGCGGCTGGCCAAGCAGGGATTCGGCGTTCGCGTGTATGTGCCGTTCGGACCGGAGTGGTATCCGTATTTCATGCGGCGGCTGGCGGAGCGGCCGGCAAATGTGCTCTTCCTGATGAAGAACTTCCTGAAGAGCTAGTCCCCCGTACCGATTTTATGCAAAGTATTCAAACGATTGCTCTTATTTGAATGGTTACCCTGCGGGCGCTCCATAAAAACAAAGACTGCCTCAGGTCATGCTGAGGCAGTCTTTGCTATTTCCAGATACTTCTATTGTAGTTGGTCGGGCGGGGTAAATGCGCAACTTGTATTTCTTTTACCATCAACGACTTGCGGTGTTTTGGGGCTTGACAACATTTTGGGAAGAGGCGCGGATTTTCCGCTATGCAGGACATAGAACTGTCCTGCATAGCGGAGAAATGACAACTTCATCCAAAACCGCTTTAGTTGGAGGCTTTTTGGGTTGCAGGCGGCAGGGCCAGTAGTTTTTCGATGGTTTCTGTGACCTCGTTCTCGAGAGCCTGGTGGCCGGCGGGGTTAGCCGGTCCTGCGAATCCGGCATGGACCTCTTTCACCCGGCCGTCGCGACCGAGGATAAAGGAGGTTGGCCAGCAATTAAGGTGGTCTCCTTGAGGAACTTTCTCGTTGAGCTGATCCGGGGTTCCGGCGATGAGGACCGGATAGGTGAGGCCGTATCGCTGAATGAAGGCCCGGAGACGAGTAGGATTCTGGAGCTGGTCTTCTTCTTCGAAGCTGAGGTTGACGATCTCAAGGCCGCGGGTGTGGAACTTCTTGTAGAGGCTTTCGAGGAAGGGAGCCTCGTCGTGGCAGTTGGGGCACCAGGAGCCGCCGATGGCGACGATGACGACCTTGCCCGTGAATTCAGGATCGGTGTTGGAGACCTGATGGCCGGAGAGATCGGGAAAGCTGAAGGCGAAGGGGACGGAGGGATCCTTGACGCGAGTTTGCTGGGTGGAGTCGGTGGGGGCGGAGAGGTTCTGCTTGCGCGCATCGGAGGGACGGCGGGCGACGAGGTCGCGGGCCTGGGCCTTCTGCGATTCGGGCGCGAGGAGGTTGGAGACGAGCAGAGTGCCATCCTGCTGTGGGACGAGTGAGTAGAGAGCCGGACCTGCTGCGTTGAAGTGGCTGATCAGATATTGATGGCCATCCCATGAGCCGTAGAGAGAGCCGGTATCTCCATCGATGCGCTGGATGACGGCATGAACGACCGTGGGCTGTTTGGTTGGGTTGATGCGGAGTTGCCAGGCGGATTCGCCCTTGGAGCTGGAGACGGCGATCTCCCAATCGCCGTGGATGTCGGGGCCAGAGGCTGGAGTGGTGGAGGCTGCAGCGGGGTGAAGTGAGACGGGGACTCGCGGCGCATTGGGGTGGGCGGGGGTTCCGGGCGAGATGAGGCCGAAGGTGCCGGAGAGCTGGCTGCCGTCGAAGGTGGCCTCGAGGGAGCGAGCAAAGTAGTTGAAGGTCACGAGGAGTTTGCCGTCCTTGAATGTGGCGGCAGAGGCAGGAGCTTGTTCGGTGCCGTTGATCAGGGCCGCCTTCAGGTTGGAGAGTGAGCCGGAGATATGGAGGCGGAGAGGGACCTGTTGTCCGCGGACGGTGGCCGCGCCTTCCCAGGTTCCAGTGATAGGCACAGAGCCTGCGGCGAAGACGAGGGACGAGGCGGAGAGCAGGAGCGATCCAGCAAGAAGCTTCCCAAAAAAGGGGTTCATGACGAGCTCGATTCTTTCGTTTTTGAGAGGAGAAAAGGTGCGGCAGAGGCGCTTTAGCGAGAAGCGCAACACGCCTGTGTGCAGGCCAGCGCGAAGCGGCAGCAACAACAGAGGGTGAAAGGCGTGTTCATATATTTAAAGGTACGCGTTGGAATTTCGTGGAGTCAAGAGGAGATAGCTGCAGCCGTGCATTCAGGAGAGAGCTAGCACGGAGGAAATCGTTTGCTCTCCTAAAGTTGTATGGGCAGCGACGAAGGGCCGGATAAGAATACAGACACTATGAAGGAGGGGGCTGTTCAGAGGGTTTGATCGAGTCTGTAGGTTGAGCGTGATTGCAAGCCGCACTCCTGATCGGCGGAATCGCGTGACTCGTGAGAGGTCTCCGACGCTGGGCCAAAAAGCAAGCAGTGCCCCTCCAGTCATAGCCCTGCCCAAACTTCCTCGCTCTATTTATAGCCGCCTTCGGGCGGCTATACCTTCTTTGGGAGCGTAGATTATTTGCCGGCTTCCTGGTTGTCGGCGGACTTCTGAACCGGGATATACGGCTCAACGGCAAGGAGGCTGGAGAGCGTTCCGCGCTCCTGATCGGAGAACTGGCCGCGGAAGCGGTCGGAGGAGAGAATGGCCTGCCGCTGGGGCTCGGGCATCTCGCGAAGGTCGCGGAAGGCCTTGCCGACAAGCCGGCGCCGATCGGGTGGAAGGCTGCTGAACTGCTGCATCGCTCCACGAACCTGCTGCCGCTGCGGAGCGGTGAGACGCGTCATGGCTTCGTTGCGCTCAAGCAGACGCTGCCGTTGTTCGGGCGGCATGTTGTTGAGCTGGGTCAGACGATCGCGCAGACGCTGCTGCGTCTCATTGGGAAGATCATGGAAACCAGGCTCTTTCTCGAGAGCTTTTTGCTGCTGCTCGGGAGTCAGATTGCGATGGTTCTCCATCCATTGAGGAAGATGGTTCTGGCCAGGATGATTGGCGTTCTGTGCAGGACGATTGTTGGGCGCTGGTGCAGGATGATTATTGCCACCCTGCATACGCATGACCGGAGGCGCGCTTCTGGAAACACCGCCTTTTTGACCGGGTTGGGCGAAGACCGCAGTGGAGAAAAACACAGACACGCAAACCACCAGGGCCGTTGGAAAGGCATGACGGATTGTATGGTTGGAGGCCATGTCATTCTTTTCTTGGGGAGGAAGGGATCAGACAGCATCCCCGTCTTTCCGAGCTTACTGCGGTTCGCTCCTTTCAGCGCAAGTTTATTTATCAGCTAGGTCGTAGGCTGCGCTGCATTGTCATCGGACGGACTCTCGTCCTGCAAAAGCTGATCCATTGTTTGCAGTGCCTGGTCATTTTTGTCGAATACCTGAAGATCGGTGATGGTTGCCGATGTCTCACGGTGAGCCGGATGCTGCGACAGGTTGGCGATCGTTCCTCCGCCGACAAGCAGGGCGACAGCGAGCGCTGCGGCAAAGGCAGGGCGGAACTGACGGCCTG is a genomic window containing:
- a CDS encoding DHA2 family efflux MFS transporter permease subunit, which gives rise to MGAVQVLASPKAAAVRREINPWVVALTVTLATFMELLDTSIANVSLPYIAGGLGRSFDEVTWILTTYLVANAVVLPMSAWLSRVFGRKNYYMACVALFTLTSLFCGIAPTLGVMLISRVLQGIGGGGLAPVEQAILIDTFPPAKRASAFALYTVAIVTAPAIGPVLGGWITDNYNWRWVFLINIPIGFLSLYLTNRFVHDPPAFTEERKSARIGGRLKIDTVGIALVALGSAALEIMLDRGQIDDWFGSSFICWLFAIALVCFSAAIYWELKTPDPILELRLLRYPNFAIASIFYFVFGFGLFATTTMIPQILQSLYGYRAIDAGLVLGPGAFVITALAPVGAQLVQRGLVRPKVLLGISLLTVSAAMFYYSGLTLQTDYFHYALSRGFQGLGYAFFFVPLSVIAYSQLKPNENNRASSLTNLFRNWGGSFGIAFATTLSERRQSFHQSVMSANLPRSGAWLQDAIQRTTNYLMSHGYSHADALRAAYARYYDQLGAQTRLLGFMDVFRAIAWITLITAPLVLLIQRFHPQGKPSGGH
- a CDS encoding HU family DNA-binding protein, with product MTKADLVDKVTAIGDLTRRDGEVIVDTLFESVIGALKAGDKIEIRGFGSFRTRQRNARTGRNPKTGAKVDVPAKRVPFFKPSKELRDLVNPNGAKSAPIDSHHPPAM
- the sppA gene encoding signal peptide peptidase SppA translates to MPDEFDQPTPPPPPPPQQPSSPYTGGYAAPRSAYATGYYPAAYRQAPLRQRSPWFYVAVIGGSFAAICLVMSLVVWFTMRSAAGGNAAGLGLGSQIAVIDIEGVILSPDTVNAQLRKFGDDSSIKAIILHINSPGGGAAASQEIYHEVLRIRKEKHKKIVASVESVGASGAYYIASACDRIYANEASVVGSIGVIMEWMNYGDLLKWAKLKNITITAGELKDAGDPSRDLTPKEQAYFQSLVDNMYGQFVHDVAMGRHTTDEKIKPLATGQVWTGQQSLGLGLIDRVGGFRTALIETARDVGISGEPSIVKPNKNKRGLLTVLTDDGEDLFPNPGQLLNRAPGFYFVWK
- a CDS encoding dolichyl-phosphate beta-glucosyltransferase, which produces MAHPQLSIVIPAYNESARIEDALERVMSCIAEKGWDAEVLVVDDGSKDNTAAIVERWMAEYPRLNLIQNPGNRGKGYSVRNGLLQAAGEIVMFTDADLSAPMEEAERLIAAIHDGADVAIGSRWLDRAKQTIHQPLYRQFFGRCFNWITRTVMGLPFRDTQCGFKAFRRPAAQVIFRLQTIERWGFDPEILFIARKLKYDIREVPVTWGHDERSRISYLKDGMKMLEEMAKIRANSLAGRYDEAIAAMRDTSKMVTRPVEVTKPAARAGMSTK
- a CDS encoding proline dehydrogenase family protein; its protein translation is MLRSFFIALSQNRSLRSFSERSTVGRKMSSRFVAGMSVDDALAACERVNREGIAVTLDALGESVTTEAEAQRSAAVYHEMLDAIAARKLNANVSLKLTQMGMDFDPALAEKIVGELVEHAAQADSFVRIDMEGSPYTEATIAMTERLHARPGMQGRVGTVLQAYLFRTAGDADRLLQQGIRIRLCKGAYKEPPEIAFPLKSDVDENYVKLAQRLMTSGVFCGMATHDEAIVERLLAFVRTQGVPKSAFEFQMLYGIRRDLQRRLAKQGFGVRVYVPFGPEWYPYFMRRLAERPANVLFLMKNFLKS
- a CDS encoding TlpA disulfide reductase family protein; this translates as MNPFFGKLLAGSLLLSASSLVFAAGSVPITGTWEGAATVRGQQVPLRLHISGSLSNLKAALINGTEQAPASAATFKDGKLLVTFNYFARSLEATFDGSQLSGTFGLISPGTPAHPNAPRVPVSLHPAAASTTPASGPDIHGDWEIAVSSSKGESAWQLRINPTKQPTVVHAVIQRIDGDTGSLYGSWDGHQYLISHFNAAGPALYSLVPQQDGTLLVSNLLAPESQKAQARDLVARRPSDARKQNLSAPTDSTQQTRVKDPSVPFAFSFPDLSGHQVSNTDPEFTGKVVIVAIGGSWCPNCHDEAPFLESLYKKFHTRGLEIVNLSFEEEDQLQNPTRLRAFIQRYGLTYPVLIAGTPDQLNEKVPQGDHLNCWPTSFILGRDGRVKEVHAGFAGPANPAGHQALENEVTETIEKLLALPPATQKASN
- a CDS encoding DUF3106 domain-containing protein; its protein translation is MASNHTIRHAFPTALVVCVSVFFSTAVFAQPGQKGGVSRSAPPVMRMQGGNNHPAPAPNNRPAQNANHPGQNHLPQWMENHRNLTPEQQQKALEKEPGFHDLPNETQQRLRDRLTQLNNMPPEQRQRLLERNEAMTRLTAPQRQQVRGAMQQFSSLPPDRRRLVGKAFRDLREMPEPQRQAILSSDRFRGQFSDQERGTLSSLLAVEPYIPVQKSADNQEAGK